From a region of the Acanthochromis polyacanthus isolate Apoly-LR-REF ecotype Palm Island chromosome 3, KAUST_Apoly_ChrSc, whole genome shotgun sequence genome:
- the LOC127533432 gene encoding zinc finger protein OZF-like isoform X1: MDSSQKKCKHSNGVRCRTSEEDKDGSATTAKRDESLSCEQCGTTKKLRIHKRIHTVEKPFSCDQCGKAFTKKSHLKSHQLIHSGVKPFSCDQCGKAFTKKSNLTSHQLIHSGVKLFGCDQCEKAFTHKRMLIGHQLIHSGVKPFSCDQCGNVFTEKSHLRRHQLIHSGVKPFSCDQCGKAFTEKNHLRRHQLIHSTVKPFSCDQCGKTFTTKPLLRSHQLIHIGAKLFGCDQCGKAFTHKTRLRDHQLIHSEVKPFSCDQCGKAFTRKSNLRRHQLIHSRVKPFNCDQCVKTFTQHEQLLIHQCPHSGRKRYHCDSCEKSFKHQQSLKCHQRIHTGHDVYVCDHCGKPFVLYSQLKAHEVTHTGVKPYLCDQCGKRYSYNANLKVHQCVHTGERPYRCDECKKTFTTLGSLKRHQQIHTRKKAFNQCHSEQNGTDGQNPQTCQHSANGEQCCFDQSGPMSNQQGTLQ; encoded by the exons aaatgtaaacacagcaatggagtgagatgtcggacctctgaggaggataaggatggttcggcaacaacagcaaaaagagatgaatcactcagttgtgagcaatgtggcacAACAaaaaagctaagaattcacaaacgtattcacactgtggagaaaccattcagctgtgatcaatgtggaaaggcttttactaagaagagtcacttaaaaagccatcaactcattcacagtggagttaaaccattcagctgtgatcagtgtggaaaggcttttactaagaagagtaatctaacaagtcatcaactcattcacagtggagtgaaattgttcggctgtgatcagtgtgaaaaggcttttactcacaagagaaTGTTAATaggtcatcaactcattcacagtggagttaaaccattcagctgtgatcagtgtggaaatgtTTTTACTGAAAAGAGTCACTTaagaagacatcaactcattcacagtggagttaaaccattcagctgtgatcagtgtggaaaggcttttactgaaAAGAATCACTTaagaagacatcaactcattcacagtacagttaaaccattcagctgtgatcagtgtggaaagactTTTACTACCAAGCCTCTGTTAcgaagtcatcaactcattcacattGGAGCGAAATTGttcggctgtgatcagtgtggaaaggcttttactcacaagacaAGGTTAAGagatcatcaactcattcacagtgaagttaaaccattcagctgtgatcagtgtggaaaggcttttactcggaaGAGTAACTTaagaagacatcaactcattcacagtagagtgaaaccattcaactgtgatcagtgtgtgaaaacatttactcaacatgaacagttgttgatccatcaatgcccccattctggtagaaagcggtaccactgtgactcctgtgaaaaatctttcaaacaccaacagagcttaaaatgtcaccaacgcatccacactggacatgatgtgtatgtgtgtgatcaCTGTGGCAAACCATTTGTACTttactcacagttaaaagctcatgaagtgacccacactggggttaaaccatacctttgcgaccagtgtgggaaacgctacagctacaatgcaaacctcaaagttcaccaatgtgtccacactggggagagaccatacagatgtgatgagtgtaagaagacttttacaactttgggttccctgaaacgacaccagcagatccacaccagaaagaaagcattcaatcagtgtcacagtgag cagaacggaacagatggacaaaaccctcagacttgtcagcactctgccaatggtgaacagtgctgctttgaccagtctggaccaatgtCCAACCAACAGGGAACCCTACAATga
- the LOC127533432 gene encoding zinc finger protein OZF-like isoform X2, with protein MDSSQKKCKHSNGVRCRTSEEDKDGSATTAKRDESLSCEQCGTTKKLRIHKRIHTVEKPFSCDQCGKAFTKKSHLKSHQLIHSGVKPFSCDQCGKAFTKKSNLTSHQLIHSGVKLFGCDQCEKAFTHKRMLIGHQLIHSGVKPFSCDQCGNVFTEKSHLRRHQLIHSGVKPFSCDQCGKAFTEKNHLRRHQLIHSTVKPFSCDQCGKTFTTKPLLRSHQLIHIGAKLFGCDQCGKAFTHKTRLRDHQLIHSEVKPFSCDQCGKAFTRKSNLRRHQLIHSRVKPFNCDQCVKTFTQHEQLLIHQCPHSGRKRYHCDSCEKSFKHQQSLKCHQRIHTGHDVYVCDHCGKPFVLYSQLKAHEVTHTGVKPYLCDQCGKRYSYNANLKVHQCVHTGERPYRCDECKKTFTTLGSLKRHQQIHTRKKAFNQCHSENGTDGQNPQTCQHSANGEQCCFDQSGPMSNQQGTLQ; from the exons aaatgtaaacacagcaatggagtgagatgtcggacctctgaggaggataaggatggttcggcaacaacagcaaaaagagatgaatcactcagttgtgagcaatgtggcacAACAaaaaagctaagaattcacaaacgtattcacactgtggagaaaccattcagctgtgatcaatgtggaaaggcttttactaagaagagtcacttaaaaagccatcaactcattcacagtggagttaaaccattcagctgtgatcagtgtggaaaggcttttactaagaagagtaatctaacaagtcatcaactcattcacagtggagtgaaattgttcggctgtgatcagtgtgaaaaggcttttactcacaagagaaTGTTAATaggtcatcaactcattcacagtggagttaaaccattcagctgtgatcagtgtggaaatgtTTTTACTGAAAAGAGTCACTTaagaagacatcaactcattcacagtggagttaaaccattcagctgtgatcagtgtggaaaggcttttactgaaAAGAATCACTTaagaagacatcaactcattcacagtacagttaaaccattcagctgtgatcagtgtggaaagactTTTACTACCAAGCCTCTGTTAcgaagtcatcaactcattcacattGGAGCGAAATTGttcggctgtgatcagtgtggaaaggcttttactcacaagacaAGGTTAAGagatcatcaactcattcacagtgaagttaaaccattcagctgtgatcagtgtggaaaggcttttactcggaaGAGTAACTTaagaagacatcaactcattcacagtagagtgaaaccattcaactgtgatcagtgtgtgaaaacatttactcaacatgaacagttgttgatccatcaatgcccccattctggtagaaagcggtaccactgtgactcctgtgaaaaatctttcaaacaccaacagagcttaaaatgtcaccaacgcatccacactggacatgatgtgtatgtgtgtgatcaCTGTGGCAAACCATTTGTACTttactcacagttaaaagctcatgaagtgacccacactggggttaaaccatacctttgcgaccagtgtgggaaacgctacagctacaatgcaaacctcaaagttcaccaatgtgtccacactggggagagaccatacagatgtgatgagtgtaagaagacttttacaactttgggttccctgaaacgacaccagcagatccacaccagaaagaaagcattcaatcagtgtcacagtgag aacggaacagatggacaaaaccctcagacttgtcagcactctgccaatggtgaacagtgctgctttgaccagtctggaccaatgtCCAACCAACAGGGAACCCTACAATga